One region of Ictalurus furcatus strain D&B chromosome 17, Billie_1.0, whole genome shotgun sequence genomic DNA includes:
- the LOC128621839 gene encoding olfactory receptor 52K1-like → MLDPVQNISFTTFTLTGFHDLGEWRPILSIPYLLMFLLSSTSNLTLIYLIITQRVLHSPMCILIGLMAVVDLSMPIFCVPNMLLSFLFNWKGISLEGCLVQMFCISLVGTFHSTILLWMALDRFFAICRPLYYHKYMGMPNFLKFIIFPVIRNLFFITTMVSWAGKLTFCETNEIDHCFCEHMALVQLACGDISINNALGLLTVFLTITADFIFITVSYIAILSSILRSGKACLKAVNTCITHIIVMTVSLTFALIAFLSYRIRNNFSPSSRVFLSTMYMFFPSCFNPIIYGVRTKEIREQFLKLMKYVKVFPK, encoded by the coding sequence ATGTTGGATCCtgtacaaaatatttcatttacaacTTTTACACTTACTGGTTTTCATGATTTGGGAGAATGGCGGCCCATTCTGTCCATTCCTTATCTTCTTATGTTTTTATTGTCTTCGACTTCAAACCTTACCctcatatatttaattataacacAGAGGGTTCTTCACTCTCCTATGTGTATACTAATTGGTCTTATGGCAGTTGTGGACCTGTCTATGCCAATATTTTGTGTGCCAAATATGCTGCttagttttttgtttaactGGAAAGGAATTTCACTTGAGGGGTGTTTGGTGCAAATGTTTTGCATTTCTCTTGTTGGTACATTTCATTCTACTATTCTGCTTTGGATGGCTCTGGATCGTTTTTTTGCTATATGTAGACCTCTTTATTACCACAAATACATGGGAATGCCCAATTTtctaaagttcattatttttccaGTTATTAgaaatctgttttttattaCCACAATGGTTTCCTGGGCTGGAAAATTGACTTTTTgtgaaacaaatgaaatagaTCACTGTTTTTGTGAACACATGGCATTGGTTCAGCTGGCATGTGGAGATATTTCCATTAACAATGCTTTGGGGCTTTTGACTGTTTTTCTTACAATAactgctgattttatttttattacagtatcATATATAGCAATACTTTCTTCTATCCTGAGATCTGGTAAGGCCTGCTTAAAGGCTGTTAACACCTGCATTACTCATATAATTGTCATGACAGTGAGTCTGACTTTTGCTTTAATTGCCTTTTTGTCATACAGAATAAGAAACAACTTCTCTCCGTCCAGCCGTGTCTTCCTGAGTACAATGTACATGTTTTTTCCAAGCTGTTTTAATCCAATAATTTACGGAGTAAGAACCAAAGAAATAAGAGAACAGTTTCTGAAACTCATGAAATATGTTAAGGTCTTTCCAAAGTaa
- the LOC128621869 gene encoding olfactory receptor 52K1-like has translation MLASVQNISFTTFTLTGFHDLGEWRPILSIPYLLMFLLSSTSNLTLIYLIITQRALHSPMCILIGLMAVVDLSMPIYCVPNMLLSFLFNWKGISLVGCLLQMFCIYFVGTFQSTILLWMALDRFFAICRPLYYHKYMGMPNFLKFIIFPVIRNLFFITTMVSWAGKLTFCETNEIDHCFCEHMALVQLASGDISINNALGLLTVFLTMTADFIFITISYIAILSSILRSDKACLKAVNTCITHIIVMTVSLTFALIAFMSYRIRNNFSPSSHVFLGTMYWFFPSCFNPIIYGVRTKEIREQFLKLVKNVKVLQK, from the coding sequence ATGCTGGCTTCtgtacaaaatatttcattcacaACTTTTACACTTACTGGTTTTCATGATTTGGGAGAATGGAGGCCCATTCTATCCATTCCCTATCTTCTTATGTTTTTATTGTCTTCGACTTCAAACCTTACCctcatatatttaattataactCAGAGGGCTCTTCACTCTCCTATGTGTATATTAATTGGTCTTATGGCAGTTGTGGACCTGTCTATGCCAATATATTGTGTGCCAAATATGCTGCttagttttttgtttaactGGAAAGGAATTTCACTTGTGGGGTGTTTGTTGCAaatgttttgcatttattttgttgGTACATTTCAATCTACTATTCTGCTTTGGATGGCTCTGGATCGTTTTTTTGCTATATGTAGACCTCTATATTACCACAAATACATGGGAATGCCCAATTTtctaaagttcattatttttccaGTTATTAgaaatctgttttttattaCCACAATGGTATCCTGGGCTGGAAAATTGACTTTTTgtgaaacaaatgaaatagaTCACTGTTTTTGTGAACACATGGCATTGGTTCAGTTGGCAAGTGGAGATATTTCCATTAACAATGCATTAGGGCTTTTGACTGTTTTTCTTACAATGactgctgattttatttttattacaatatCATATATAGCAATACTTTCTTCTATTCTGAGATCTGATAAGGCCTGCTTAAAGGCTGTTAACACCTGCATTACTCATATAATTGTCATGACAGTGAGTCTGACTTTTGCTTTAATTGCCTTTATGTCATACAGAATAAGAAACAACTTCTCTCCCTCCAGCCATGTCTTCCTGGGTACAATGTACTGGTTTTTTCCAAGCTGTTTTAATCCAATTATTTATGGAGTAAGAACTAAAGAAATAAGAGAACAGTTTCTGAAACTCGTGAAAAATGTTAAGGTCCTTCAAAAGTaa
- the LOC128621657 gene encoding olfactory receptor 52K1-like, whose product MLDPVQNISFTTFTLTGFHDLGEWQPILSIPYLLMFLLSSTSNLTLIYLIITQRALHSPMCILIGLMAVVDLSMPIFCVPNMLLSFLFNWKGISLVGCLVQMFCIHCVGTFQSTILLWMALDRFFAICRPLYYHKYMGMPNFLKFIIFPVIRNVFLITTIVSWAGKLTFCETNEIDHCVCEHMALVQLACGDISINNALGLLTVFLTITADFIFITISYIVILFSILRSGKACLKAVNTCITHIIVMTVSLTFALIAFMSYRIRNNFSPSSRVFLSTMYLFIPSCFNPIIYGVRTKEIREQFLKLVKYVKVFPK is encoded by the coding sequence ATGTTGGATCCtgtacaaaatatttcatttacaacTTTTACACTTACTGGTTTTCATGATTTGGGAGAATGGCAGCCCATTCTATCCATTCCTTATCTTCTTATGTTTTTATTGTCTTCGACTTCAAACCTTACCctcatatatttaattataactCAGAGGGCTCTTCATTCTCCTATGTGTATACTAATTGGTCTTATGGCAGTTGTGGACCTGTCTATGCCAATATTTTGTGTGCCAAATATGCTGCTAAGTTTCTTATTTAACTGGAAAGGAATTTCACTTGTGGGGTGTTTGGTGCAAATGTTTTGCATACATTGTGTTGGTACATTTCAATCTACTATACTGCTTTGGATGGCTCTGGATCGTTTTTTTGCTATATGTAGACCTCTTTATTACCACAAATACATGGGAATGCCCAATTTtctaaagttcattatttttccaGTTATCAGAAATGTGTTCTTAATTACCACAATTGTTTCCTGGGCTGGAAAATTAACTTTTTgtgaaacaaatgaaatagaTCATTGTGTTTGTGAACACATGGCATTGGTTCAGCTGGCATGTGGAGATATTTCCATTAACAATGCTTTGGGGCTTTTGACTGTTTTTCTTACAATAActgctgattttattttcattacaatATCGTATATAGTAATACTTTTTTCTATTCTGAGATCTGGTAAGGCCTGCTTAAAGGCTGTTAACACCTGCATTACTCATATAATTGTCATGACAGTGAGTCTGACTTTTGCTTTAATTGCCTTTATGTCATACAGAATAAGAAACAACTTCTCTCCGTCCAGCCGTGTCTTCCTGAGTACAATGTACTTGTTTATTCCAAGCTGTTTTAATCCAATAATTTATGGAGTAAGAACCAAAGAAATAAGGGAACAGTTTCTGAAACTCGTGAAATATGTTAAAGTCTTTCCAAAGTAA